The Dama dama isolate Ldn47 chromosome 3, ASM3311817v1, whole genome shotgun sequence genome has a segment encoding these proteins:
- the LOC133041441 gene encoding mitochondrial import receptor subunit TOM5 homolog, giving the protein MFRIEGLAPKLDPEEMKRKMREDVISSIRNFLIYVALLRVTPFILKKLDSI; this is encoded by the coding sequence ATGTTCCGGATCGAGGGCCTTGCGCCGAAGCTGGACCCGGAGGAGATGAAACGGAAGATGCGCGAGGATGTGATCTCCTCCATACGGAACTTCCTCATCTACGTGGCCCTGTTGCGAGTCACTCCTTTTATCTTAAAGAAATTGGACAGCATATGA